A DNA window from Pogona vitticeps strain Pit_001003342236 chromosome 2, PviZW2.1, whole genome shotgun sequence contains the following coding sequences:
- the LOC144587212 gene encoding uncharacterized protein LOC144587212 isoform X2, which produces MACQKSFSENGQLRSHQRHSGDLRLRQRTHTREKPHKCMECEKSFSQSGQLRAHQRTHTGEKPHKCMECGKSFSHSGNLRVHQRTHTGEKPHKCMECGTSFSRSDALRLHQRTHTGEKPHKCMECGKSFSHSSKLRIHQRIHTGEKPHHCMECGKSFRHSDAIRLHQRTHTGEKPHKCIECGKSFTQSGELRLHKRIHTGEKPHKCMECGKSFSRSGHLRSHQRTHTGEKPHKCIECGKSFSCNGSLILHQRTHTGEKPHKCMECGKSFSRSGHLRSHQRTHTGEKQHKCIECGKSFSRSDALRLHQRTHTGEKPHKCMECGKSFRESGQLRIHQRTHTGEKPHKCMECGKSFSRSGHLRSHQRIHTGEKPHHCMECGKSFRHSDAIRLHQITHTGEKPHKCIECGKSFTHSGELRLHQRIHTGEKPHKCMECGKSFSRSGHLRSHQRTHTGEKPHKCMECGKSFTHSGDLRLHQRIHTGEKPHKCMVCGKSFSRSGHLRSHQRTHTGEKPHKCMECGKSFIQSGQLRVHQRTHTGEKPHKCMECGKSFSRSDALRLHQRTHTGEL; this is translated from the exons atggcgTGTCAAAAAAGCTTCAGTGAAAATGGtcaacttaggtcacatcaaCGTCACAGTGGTGATCTTAGGTTACGTCAAAGGACTCACActcgggagaaaccacataaatgcatggaatgtgaaaaaagctttagtcagagtggtcagcttagggcacatcaaaggacccacactggggagaaaccacataaatgcatggaatgtggaaagagctttagtcacagtggtaaccttag ggtacatcaaaggacccacactggggagaagccacataaatgcatggaatgtggaacgagctttagtcggagtgatgcacttagattacatcaaaggacccacactggggagaaaccacataaatgcatggaatgtggaaagagctttagtcacagtagtaaACTTAGGAtccatcaaaggatccacactggggagaaaccacatcattgcatggaatgtggaaagagctttagacacAGTGATGccattagattacatcaaaggacccacactggggagaaaccacataaatgcatagaatgtggaaagagctttactcagagtggtgaacttaggttacataaaaggatccacactggagagaaaccacataaatgcatggaatgtggaaagagctttagtcgcagtggtcatcttaggtcacatcaaaggacccacactggggagaaaccacataaatgcatagaatgtggtaAGAGTTTTAGTTGCAATGGTTCCCTtatattacatcaaaggacccacactggggagaaaccacataaatgcatggaatgtggaaagagctttagtcgcagtggtcatcttaggtcacatcaaaggacccacactggggagaaacaacataaatgcatagaatgtggaaagagttttagtcggaGTGATgcacttagattacatcaaaggacccacactggggagaaaccacataaatgcatggaatgtggaaagagctttcgtgagagtggtcagcttaggatacatcaaaggacccacactggggagaaaccacataaatgcatggaatgtggaaagagctttagtcgcagtggtcatcttaggtcacatcaaaggatccacactggggagaaaccacatcattgcatggaatgtggaaagagctttagacacAGTGATGCCATTAGATTACATCAAataacccacactggggagaaaccacataaatgcatagaatgtggaaagagctttactcacagtggtgaacttaggttacatcaaaggatccacactggagagaaaccacataaatgcatggaatgtggaaagagctttagtcgcagtggtcatcttaggtcacatcaaaggacccacactggggagaaaccacataaatgcatggaatgtggaaagagctttactcacagtggtgatcttaggttacatcaaaggatccacactggagagaaaccacataaatgcatggtatgtggaaagagctttagtcgcagtggtcatcttaggtcacatcaaaggacccacactggggagaaaccacataaatgcatggaatgtggaaagagctttattcagagtggtcagcttagggtacatcaaaggacccacactggggagaaaccacataaatgcatggaatgcggaaagagctttagtcgcagtgatgcccttaggttacatcaaaggacccacactggggagctatag
- the LOC144587212 gene encoding uncharacterized protein LOC144587212 isoform X1, translating to MACQKSFSENGQLRSHQRHSGDLRLRQRTHTREKPHKCMECEKSFSQSGQLRAHQRTHTGEKPHKCMECGKSFSHSGNLRLHQRTHTGEKPHKCMECEKSFSQSGQLRAHQRTHTGEKPHKCMECGKSFSRSGNLRLHQRTHTGEKPHKCMECGKSFSHSGALRVHQRTHTGEKPHKCMECGTSFSRSDALRLHQRTHTGEKPHKCMECGKSFSHSSKLRIHQRIHTGEKPHHCMECGKSFRHSDAIRLHQRTHTGEKPHKCIECGKSFTQSGELRLHKRIHTGEKPHKCMECGKSFSRSGHLRSHQRTHTGEKPHKCIECGKSFSCNGSLILHQRTHTGEKPHKCMECGKSFSRSGHLRSHQRTHTGEKQHKCIECGKSFSRSDALRLHQRTHTGEKPHKCMECGKSFRESGQLRIHQRTHTGEKPHKCMECGKSFSRSGHLRSHQRIHTGEKPHHCMECGKSFRHSDAIRLHQITHTGEKPHKCIECGKSFTHSGELRLHQRIHTGEKPHKCMECGKSFSRSGHLRSHQRTHTGEKPHKCMECGKSFTHSGDLRLHQRIHTGEKPHKCMVCGKSFSRSGHLRSHQRTHTGEKPHKCMECGKSFIQSGQLRVHQRTHTGEKPHKCMECGKSFSRSDALRLHQRTHTGEL from the coding sequence atggcgTGTCAAAAAAGCTTCAGTGAAAATGGtcaacttaggtcacatcaaCGTCACAGTGGTGATCTTAGGTTACGTCAAAGGACTCACActcgggagaaaccacataaatgcatggaatgtgaaaaaagctttagtcagagtggtcagcttagggcacatcaaaggacccacactggggagaaaccacataaatgcatggaatgtggaaagagctttagtcacagtggtaaccttaggttacatcaaaggacccacactggggagaagccacataaatgcatggaatgtgaaaaaagctttagtcagagtggtcagcttagggcacatcaaaggacccacactggggagaaaccacataaatgcatggaatgtggaaagagctttagtcgcagtggtaaccttaggttacatcaaaggacccacactggggagaagccacataaatgcatggaatgtggaaagagctttagtcatagtggtgcccttagggtacatcaaaggacccacactggggagaagccacataaatgcatggaatgtggaacgagctttagtcggagtgatgcacttagattacatcaaaggacccacactggggagaaaccacataaatgcatggaatgtggaaagagctttagtcacagtagtaaACTTAGGAtccatcaaaggatccacactggggagaaaccacatcattgcatggaatgtggaaagagctttagacacAGTGATGccattagattacatcaaaggacccacactggggagaaaccacataaatgcatagaatgtggaaagagctttactcagagtggtgaacttaggttacataaaaggatccacactggagagaaaccacataaatgcatggaatgtggaaagagctttagtcgcagtggtcatcttaggtcacatcaaaggacccacactggggagaaaccacataaatgcatagaatgtggtaAGAGTTTTAGTTGCAATGGTTCCCTtatattacatcaaaggacccacactggggagaaaccacataaatgcatggaatgtggaaagagctttagtcgcagtggtcatcttaggtcacatcaaaggacccacactggggagaaacaacataaatgcatagaatgtggaaagagttttagtcggaGTGATgcacttagattacatcaaaggacccacactggggagaaaccacataaatgcatggaatgtggaaagagctttcgtgagagtggtcagcttaggatacatcaaaggacccacactggggagaaaccacataaatgcatggaatgtggaaagagctttagtcgcagtggtcatcttaggtcacatcaaaggatccacactggggagaaaccacatcattgcatggaatgtggaaagagctttagacacAGTGATGCCATTAGATTACATCAAataacccacactggggagaaaccacataaatgcatagaatgtggaaagagctttactcacagtggtgaacttaggttacatcaaaggatccacactggagagaaaccacataaatgcatggaatgtggaaagagctttagtcgcagtggtcatcttaggtcacatcaaaggacccacactggggagaaaccacataaatgcatggaatgtggaaagagctttactcacagtggtgatcttaggttacatcaaaggatccacactggagagaaaccacataaatgcatggtatgtggaaagagctttagtcgcagtggtcatcttaggtcacatcaaaggacccacactggggagaaaccacataaatgcatggaatgtggaaagagctttattcagagtggtcagcttagggtacatcaaaggacccacactggggagaaaccacataaatgcatggaatgcggaaagagctttagtcgcagtgatgcccttaggttacatcaaaggacccacactggggagctatag